The DNA region TAGAAAAACATGGTGGCTTAAAAACCTGAGTTAGCAGAAATTTagttttcaaatatttgaGATTTAACGGTTTCAAATTCATACATTTCAATCGATACTTTTCGTTAGTAATCGATACCTTGGACAACAAGTCGAATATTCCTCGATTTCATAACACAAAATACTGTTCGTAGTACAACATTTGGCAGCCAAAAACCAAGTTGGGTACAAAAGGAATCTTGCTAACAACGTTCAAACTTAAACGCCAAAACGAAAttcaaacaacgcgccaaaaaataacaactgGCAACGCCAAAAACGTTTTCCAGCACTAAAAGCCGACCTTTCctcttttcaacactgaaatctcgagtatatttatttacaaacaAAGGCAATGCATTTGATGAACTTTGTCTCGTTCGTGCTCCTGGTCCTGGTTTACCTGATAAATAGTCATGTAGCTTCAGGTGAAAATGCAACAGTTCTACCTGTCGTCCTGTGGCATGGCATGGGCGATACTTGCTGCCTGCCGTTCAGTTTGGGCTCCATTAAGAAACTGATCGAGGAGCAGACAAACGGCACTTATGTCTACTCCCTGAAGATTGGCGGCAACATTGTCCTGGACTATGAGAGTGGCTTCTTTATACATCCCAATAAGCAGGTGGACTACGCCTGCAAACGTCTGGCCCAGGATAAGCGCCTGGCCAATGGCTACAATGCCATTGGTTTCTCCCAGGGTGGCCAATTTCTGCGAGCTGTGGCCCAACGTTGTCCAGAGCCACCAATGCGTACGTTAATTAGTCTGGGCGGTCAGCATCAGGGTGTCTTTGGTCTACCCAAGTGTCCAACATTAAGCACCAGTACCTGTGAATCCATTAGCAAGCTACTGAATGTTGCCGCCTATGAAGAGTAAGTGGAACATACAAACTTGACCAAGACTAACTCTGTCTACACTATTTTTGCCAACAGTTGGGTCCAAGATGAACTAGTCCAAGCCACCTATTGGCATGATCCATGGCATCAGAATAGATATAGAACAAAAAGCTCTTTTCTGGCGGATATTAACAATGAATTGCTCATCAATAAAGGCTATTCCGAGAATATCAATAAGCTAAGAAGGTAATCGAAACCAATCTGCTTACTCATTGCTTGTGTACAAGTTTcacaacacaaacacacctGCTAAAAGTTATTATAAAACAGCTGTATATAATCACATTCATATTAAGTCtctaattaaaattcattGATAATTTAGTATGATTTTTTCCACAGGTTTGTTATGGTCAAATTTCTAAACGATACCATAGTCCAGCCCAAAGAGTCACAATGGTTTCAGTTCTATATACCCGGACAGGATCGTCTCATCCAGCCTTTAAATGAGACAAAAGTCTATCAGGATGTAAGTCAGAATAtggatttataatttattattaattttctgCTTTTCTTTGCAGTTGGGTCTGGACTTAATGCATGAACAGGGTAAACTTCAATATCTTAGCACTGAGGGCGATCATTTGGCCATATCAAAGGAATggtttataaaaaatttagttCCCCTGCTATTAGACTAATTCTATAACTAGTTATGATGTATAATATCCTTATAATAACTCCCCCCAATATATAGAGAGAACAAAAACCAATTCAGCTTTAAACGCAAcattatatgtgtgtgtgtgtgtgtatgacatgtatatacatttaaatatatatatatttatatagaatttTGCTTCCAATTAAGATCTTTTTAGtaaattcattttgtttttctatgttttttcctttttgcataCAAAATACTTAATTAAATCATGCTTTATATTTCTCCGAAATATTTAATGCAAGGCAACTGCGTGTTCCGACTATTAGGATTAAtgtttatagatatatatacgtatatatgtataggcacatatacgtatgtagtatatatatatatatgtatataacgcTATGTACATGAGgcaaataacaaaagaaactTATCGACAACCATAGTTAGGATATacgtatataagtatatagtGAATAATTATATAGAATAGGAAAACACTTAGATGAAAAGTCAGAACAGAGACCCATTGGAGgaggttttttttgtgtcattttgttttttgtttttttttttctttgtttatgttttttgtgtATGTCTTCTTTTACTTCAAGCTTAAGCACATCATAATTTGGATTTGGGTGTTGTATTACGAACGAAAAAGGTTTCCGGATCCTTATGTGGACGTTGTATCTCACGATAATTATTCACTATCTTTTTGGACTCATCTTTGGGACATGATTGCAAATTGCGAAAGACGCTGAcctataaaatgaaaataaatgaatgattgATTACCATTTTGATCACATTTGAATTGTGTTAGATTAGATACTCACTTGTCCACGCGATACATATATTGGCGTACGATAGATAATCCAAGTGACGGATTCAAAATACGGCGCCGTTGTCAGCGATCccttatatgtgtaataatgTTTACTCAACTCCTGCAGTCCAATCCATGATAGACAGTCTATAGATGGGTAAAAAGTAATCAAAGTAGATTATAATCGAAGAAGAAAGGGATTTATGCCCATCATACCGGAATCGAGTGATGCATTTGTATGTATCTTTTGGACTATCCGAATGCCTTCGgtgatttttttaaattccgGACAATCTTTTTCTCCGCAAGCCTGGATGAAAAAGGCAACAACTGCCAGGCCATCGGGTTTGTTTTTGGCCTCTGCGAAGTCCTTATACTTGGCATTATAATGGACAGCATGAGCTTCCATGGAATACTTCATGCCCTCGAGTGTATGCTCACAGCCAGATTCATCCGAATCGGCCCAGTGGAAATGCAGTTGCTCGAATACATATTTATGCGTTTCCAGTGCGCCGCCAATTATAAATGGTTGTTGTTTTCGTTTACTGAATGTCACCATTGCCGATGTTCCTGTATTTTGTACACGTGCCACACCCACAGGCTCCCAATGTCCATGATATTCCAGTGGATCAACATCATCAATATGCTCGATGGCTCGATTACTTATCTCAATCGGCGATTGTACTGGCATTGCGTACCGAGTTTAAATGATTATTGATTactgatgatgacgacgatgacgatgacgatgaagaTAAAGATGCTTCTATTTTTTGCCACTCGACAAAATCCTCCTCCAAGACGACAACAAGCTACTGTCTAAACTGAACGAACTGTGATCACTCTATGTTATGTGTGCAGCGGCgtattgaaatttctttttccTCAGCTTATAGACACGCCCGCGATCGTCGGCGCTGGCGTTGTCCAAGTGCTCGGCTGACAGCAGGAAAGCTTGCGGCGGCGACGTCGTGATGGCGATTTTTATAATCGACTTCGGGGTGGTACTAAATAAATTAATCGGCCTTAAGAATGCCTCTCTCAAATGGCCACTGCAAGGCAAGgaaaaaacaagaaagaaagaaaaagtcaTTATGTAGTTTACATTGCGTGACATTTAGTTGCTatttagttttgtttgtttttgtttgttttttcttttggaaactggacaccaataataataatgcaatTGTCAACTAAAACACCCAAACAGACAGCCAAGAAACCGAACAACCAATACCCACCAGCTCACCACCCACCTGCGTGTGTTTGATTAGCCATTTGAGAAATTGATGTACCTCCCCTACACGCCCTCTTCGATTCCTTTTCGTTTCACATTGTAAATGAAAATGACTTTATTACAAACTCTTATTTCATTTGCTATACCCTGCATCTAAGCTCAAGCATTTACTCGACAATCAATTAAGTAATTCTAATAAGAAGTTTCGCATGCAGGGTATTTCATAGTTTTCACACTTTACTCATACGTTTCATGTCCTTTTTTCACTCCCATTTGTCTAGTTTGCTGAATGCTAATAAAACTATttgcatttattgatttttacttaaattgcaaacacacacacacacacacacacacacacacacacacacaatgaatagatagcaaaaacaaacaatttgttttctttttatctttCAATTATTTATCCATATTGTAGAAACTTAGAGCCAAAGTTTGTCATGCAAATACAAggatatatgtgtgtatataggGCGATGTATATCTGGATGTAATCTTGGGGTCAAGGGGTTATAGTATTGCATTTCAAATGACACATTTTCGTTGGCTTCTCTTCATTTACTCTTTGACTTCTTAGATCCCTCTTTTACTTCTATATCCTTGAGATACTCTCGGATTGGGCACTGATATAGAGTGGATAGATATCAATGTAGAAAGAGAAATCTTTCTCTCTATACCCCCCGAGGATCCGCCACTGGCCATCagacctacatacatacatatgtaggtaaaACTTTCCATTGATTATTAGCAGATCAAGTTACTTTCTGTACAACTATTACCTTGCCATTTGTGATATTGTGTGTAATATGATCAATTTGTTTCAAATAAAACCTTCTGGCCTCAGAATTTCTTATTGAAGTTTATATATCCAAATAAATAATCTTTTCATGAATTAACGCTGAAAAGCCAACAGCATTTGGTCCAAGTTGTTAATAACCACACGAGTTATGAAGAAAACTACTCGACTCTggttaaaatgtttttcataGATGTCAAGATTCCAAAACTTTTCAGTCCCAATCCCCGACTAATTGTGGGAAAAATGGTAGAACAGATTTCAGCCCAGAGAACTTAACCAAATTGAGAATGAGCGAAGCAAATAAGCCAACAAATTTATCAGTATAAGCCAAAACTAAGCTGgaaaattaagtaaaacaattaaatttactttgcaatttaaaatttggaCAAATTTAATACACAGAATGTTCAAGGCTTTAAAAAAAggattattatatatttttgtgaaAAGATCTTACAAAGATTACAATGacaattttttgatattgCTAATTCATCAATGATTCGAGTCAGAATTCTCAattttgagatatttttttgACTTCTTACGCGTTCTTAAAGAAATGTCTTTTTGGGTATTTGAAATGTCTAGTTCACTTCTAGACCAAGTCAATCCATCAATCAATTTGTaatcaattgaaattgtttttcttttctttttctctctgaTAATAACCTTTAAGAACTTAATTGCCAAATTGTGTGACACGAGATgtctttatatatgtatgtatgtatgtatgtacatacatatacatatgtatgtatttatagcCAAATCTAAATGGTGCTTATCTCAGCTCTAGTCTCGAGAATAAATGAAACCCTTATCATCACACATCGATCACAATCGTTAATCGAAAATAAAATCGTTCAAGCCGCGCAATCAACTCTTAAGCACTTAATGACCCCCAAACAGAACGATTAGAGACAGATTAACTAACTACCCATAAAGCAGTCAATAGAAATGCAACATGTATAAATTTAGCTTTAAGTAAATATGATTTTAATTGGCATTTTTATGATGGCCACGCACATTCGAACTAAAGTATGCACCAGAGCAGTTAGTTAATTGCTTGCTTAAGTATTTTGGACAAAAGTCGCAACACTTATGATGTAGGCAAAAGACTAGAGACTTATCGCTAATGGAAAACCGATAGGAACTAAGCCTCGAtggttctctctctctctctctctctctcttgattATAAATTTACGACAGACACTTCTTTACTCcttctcatttttattgggcgatcaaaaatgaaaagaatttaTGATAAGACTGgcaatttttttcctttcttttccTTTAGTTTTGAAAATCATTCACAATCGTTATCCATTTAAGAGACCAACAGCTAACAGAAAGCAGAAAATTCTAGAATATCGAATTCAATTGTTCATGCCATAAAAACATATATCtgtatacatgtatgtatgtacatatctttATACATGTGTAGATAATAAGCCCAATTCTTGTTTTAATACACGTAGTCAATTTTAATGATATCTTATcacttttatttctttctctttctctgttcttTTCAACATTAAAACTATGTCACACTTTTTGGGCTGCGTCATTCATAAGCTACGTCATCACTTGATTATATAGATTTCCTTTGGTAGGTCTCTTTTATCGTCTTCATGATCCTTCAGCAGGTTCTCAAGGTTTGAAAGCATTCGTTATGTTCCTAAGAACAAATTTTGATTATACCTAATTAATTGAGTGACAGTTTAATTAGTATAGAATAGAAAATCGAGCTGAGAGATATATATTCTGGGCGTCTAGTCAATATAAATAGTCGTTTACAAACGTGTCTCCTGGAAAATTGCTCCCCCAAGAGCAATTTATTATTAGCTCCTAACCTGCTATGAATATCGATTTCCAACACCAAATCGAATACGTAAGACTTGGATCCTCAACTGATAAAGATTcattcaaaaaaatataagctTTTTCCAGCCTTAAATTTAGGACGAATGGCAAATAAAAAGGAATGTCTAATAATTGTATCAAACTGTCGATTAATTCGGCCCAGGCTTTCTCCAAGATCTGTACAATTAGGTCACACATATCCGTGAACTAAAAATTCAGAGGATATTCCTTGTGGTCTTTTTGTTGTCGAGGACTCTGTCCATTTTTGCATACCTTTTACAATAATCTTGAACAAAATGTTATATCATTCTTCcgttttgccatttttatttagTGTTAACAATTAACTTCACTTGTCTAGACAGTAAATTCTGTGATTATCTTATCCAAAGTAAAGTTCCATAGTTGCCAATTCATTATCTTGCTTTTTAGACTtgctaacaacaacaaaaaagaagaaaggaaattcaattattcaaatggggcttttcgtttcgttgtttttaatcaaaacattattattaagTAGACTTCTCACTCACCTTCTGTTTCCAAGTACTGAATGTACTGGAAACTGATATCACTTGGTAATAACCGGATTCGGCAATtcttctatttgttttttatgtttgtgtgtgtgtgtgtgtgtgtgtgttttgccGTTTATCATTTAGTTTACGTTAATTATCCGGCGCGTTGAATTACACAACTAATTTGTGGGAAGGGGGGGAAGGGTGGTCTGAGGTACTTGTTTGTACTTGTACAAAGTAATATAAATTTACTTGGACTTTGTTATCTCGCCACGATGATGATGGCTATCATTAATATTGTATAATTTGCATAATGCTCGAAATGGTTTTGATAGGTTTGGTGGCTTTTTGGGTGGCAGTATTTTAGTTGTTCGCCTGTATTGATAACAAGAGAATGTGTGATGGAAAATTAACAGAACCGAAGTTCAAGTGGCCTAGGCCAGGCAGGCAGCAGGGCGCAGCACTTGAAATCGATGGAAACGTCAGTCATGGCCTTGAAGAATGGCATAAACCACCAAGAGACCCATGATGTGGATGTGAATGTGATGGATGAGACCCGACCATAACTGAGTGAGAGTGGATAATCAACTTTAACTTGAGCGTTTTCATATCGCCATGTCAaatgtggtttttttttggaacactaactaaaattaaatatgtTAGTCGTTCATACTAATTGAAttgaccgaccgaccgaccgattGATGAAATGATAGCACAGCAAATACGTGCAAAAAGCAAAATTCTACATCTACGCATTAATGATGACCTCATTCTCATTCTTTCACCATCCACTATTACATGGTATgtaaatatgcgtatgaagcAACAGGCAAAATAGAAGagtaaaagaagaagaagaagatagTCACAACCAACAGCAACGTGCCATCGACCAAATAACTAATCAAAGTAGCTAACAAAAGAACCCAAGTACGTCGAGACTAGTTGAAGGACTACAAAAACAATGggacacacacaaaatatcCTTCAAAAGCAGAAATAATTTGTCTAAATGTATACAATATCCTACAAATCATCTTATAGATAAGAGAATGGTCAATAACATTTCTAAATTAAGATTAAATGATTAGAATAACATCCGAGGGGGTGGTGGGAGATTTTCGATAATTAGGAAATGCTTAACTCCATTGTTGATcgaaattaattaatattgattgctttgtgttttgtttttttttcgtagaTATCTAAAATTTAAAGATGAATTTAGAACTGTTATCATCTATCcgtctctctatctctctctccctctctttctgttTTACAAGAAGAGTATCTCCCACAAACATTTATCGATAAATCTTctacaacaataaaaataacaacacaAACGCAATTattcatcattatcattagcGAAATGATCTTGCTATGTATTCATAATCGAATGATGTTTTCGTTAACTAAAAGTTAACCGTTAATCACAATTACAGGGTGATTACTCATTCTCTACACTCAGCTGcaagttatatacatacatacataggtacatatatgtatgtttgtatctTTTTTACTCTAGGAAACACAGAAGCCAAAAGTTATGATAGGAAAAAAAAGGCAATCAAtaaaaagttgtttttttcgCTTCAAGTGCAGGGTCAGACATACAGAGACCTGaccttcacacacacacacacagaggagagagagagagagagagaggagcactctctctcacacacacatatatatatatatatgtacatattaaaAGCCGGGTGGATTGTAGGTGGTATGGCAAAGAGCAATAGTGGGATGAGGGTGGGCCAAGGGGGATCTTTTCCTGATTCAGATGATTAGCAGTACCCAAGGAGAGGAGACATTTTTAATAACTGTGTTACTTACACACAAGCACAGAAAACACACGCACGCCTACTTACACAACTCTATATAAATAGTAATAATGTCTATTTGTATGCGGATAAGTGGAATTGTTTCATCTTATTTTGCTCTGCTCGTCGTTTTCTATTTACCTGTTGATTTACTTTTGCACTTTTCGTATTATTGTGTGTGAGtatgttttcttcttcttctgctatCGCTCTCTGTCGTCTGTATCGTTGTCTGgccacagcagcagcggcggcagcagcaacagtaacaacaatttatttatgcaaaattgtttttttttttttgttttttgttttacttcgACACGCGCGCACTCAATTTCGCATCAGCCTCGCACTCTCTCACACTCATGTAcgcacatatacacacacttaAACGCATTGAGCCTGCAAATgcttataataaaaaaaacacacattaataaattttaaaaaaaaaaagtggaaaaaaacgtatcggaaattttttggtgtataatttaatttgttgtttttttttgtttttgttgttgttgtggttttttttgtttgtgttttcaCTACTAAGACAGTATCGGAAATTTATATGTCGCGCAGCACGAACTTCATTATTAGTAATGAAACATCGATGTCAATACCGATATTATCGATGGAACCGATGGAGTGCGATAAATCGATGGGAATTTTTCGATGTCGATATATCGAATTTCTTTTAGCCTCTGCTCTGTtgaacatgttgcaagggggtcGCAACTCGATGGAAGATCCAACATGCAACAAAAGAgtaaaaattgtgaaaaatagTACCAACATCAGGTAAAGGAGTCGAACTCGATGCAACAAAAGAGTCGAACATCGTAGAATAGAGTACGTCCGTCGACCAAAAGAGAACGATGTATCGATATTAATTTACCGACCTCTACGCCGTTGCCaatctgttgtttttgttggcgCGTTGTTTAAACTGCTTTTATTTTGGCGTTTAAGTTCGAACACTGTTAACTTAAACCTAGCACAACAATaggttatatattttaatttat from Drosophila willistoni isolate 14030-0811.24 chromosome XL unlocalized genomic scaffold, UCI_dwil_1.1 Seg141, whole genome shotgun sequence includes:
- the LOC6638017 gene encoding palmitoyl-protein thioesterase 1; translation: MHLMNFVSFVLLVLVYLINSHVASGENATVLPVVLWHGMGDTCCLPFSLGSIKKLIEEQTNGTYVYSLKIGGNIVLDYESGFFIHPNKQVDYACKRLAQDKRLANGYNAIGFSQGGQFLRAVAQRCPEPPMRTLISLGGQHQGVFGLPKCPTLSTSTCESISKLLNVAAYEDWVQDELVQATYWHDPWHQNRYRTKSSFLADINNELLINKGYSENINKLRRFVMVKFLNDTIVQPKESQWFQFYIPGQDRLIQPLNETKVYQDLGLDLMHEQGKLQYLSTEGDHLAISKEWFIKNLVPLLLD
- the LOC6638021 gene encoding carbonic anhydrase 2, giving the protein MPVQSPIEISNRAIEHIDDVDPLEYHGHWEPVGVARVQNTGTSAMVTFSKRKQQPFIIGGALETHKYVFEQLHFHWADSDESGCEHTLEGMKYSMEAHAVHYNAKYKDFAEAKNKPDGLAVVAFFIQACGEKDCPEFKKITEGIRIVQKIHTNASLDSDCLSWIGLQELSKHYYTYKGSLTTAPYFESVTWIIYRTPIYVSRGQVSVFRNLQSCPKDESKKIVNNYREIQRPHKDPETFFVRNTTPKSKL